The Chiroxiphia lanceolata isolate bChiLan1 chromosome 4, bChiLan1.pri, whole genome shotgun sequence genome contains a region encoding:
- the MAB21L2 gene encoding protein mab-21-like 2, which yields MIAAQAKLVYQLNKYYTERCQARKAAIAKTIREVCKVVSDVLKEVEVQEPRFISSLSEIDARYEGLEVISPTEFEVVLYLNQMGVFNFVDDGSLPGCAVLKLSDGRKRSMSLWVEFITASGYLSARKIRSRFQTLVAQAVDKCSYRDVVKMIADTSEVKLRIRERYVVQITPAFKCTGIWPRSAAQWPMPHIPWPGPNRVAEVKAEGFNLLSKECYSLTGKQSSAESDAWVLQFGEAENRLLMGGCRNKCLSVLKTLRDRHLELPGQPLNNYHMKTLLLYECEKHPRETDWDEACLGDRLNGILLQLISCLQCRRCPHYFLPNLDLFQGKPHSALESAAKQTWRLAREILTNPKSLDKL from the coding sequence ATGATCGCCGCGCAGGCCAAGCTGGTCTACCAGCTCAACAAATACTACACGGAGCGCTGCCAGGCGCGCAAGGCGGCCATCGCCAAGACCATCCGGGAGGTGTGCAAGGTCGTGTCGGACGTGCTGAAGGAGGTGGAGGTGCAGGAACCCCGCTTCATCAGCTCCCTGAGCGAGATCGACGCCCGCTACGAGGGGCTGGAGGTGATCTCGCCCACCGAGTTCGAAGTGGTGCTCTACCTCAACCAGATGGGCGTCTTCAACTTCGTGGACGACGGCTCCCTGCCGGGCTGCGCCGTGCTCAAGCTGAGCGACGGCCGCAAGCGCAGCATGTCCCTCTGGGTGGAGTTCATCACCGCCTCGGGCTACCTGTCCGCCCGCAAGATCCGCTCCCGCTTCCAGACGCTGGTGGCCCAGGCCGTGGACAAGTGCAGCTACCGGGACGTGGTGAAGATGATCGCGGACACCAGCGAGGTGAAGCTCCGCATCCGGGAGCGGTACGTGGTGCAGATCACGCCCGCCTTCAAGTGCACCGGGATCTGGCCGCGCAGCGCGGCGCAGTGGCCCATGCCCCACATCCCCTGGCCCGGCCCCAACCGGGTGGCGGAGGTGAAGGCGGAGGGCTTCAACCTGCTCTCCAAGGAGTGCTACTCGCTGACGGGCAAGCAGAGCTCGGCCGAGAGCGACGCCTGGGTGCTGCAGTTCGGCGAGGCCGAGAACCGGCTGCTGATGGGCGGCTGTCGGAACAAGTGCCTCTCGGTGCTGAAGACGCTGCGCGACCGGCACCTGGAGCTGCCCGGGCAGCCCCTCAACAACTACCACATGAAGACGCTGCTGCTGTACGAGTGCGAGAAGCACCCGCGGGAGACCGACTGGGACGAGGCGTGCCTGGGGGACCGGCTGAACGGCATCCTCCTGCAGCTCATCTCCTGCCTGCAGTGCCGGCGCTGCCCCCACTACTTCCTGCCCAACCTAGACCTCTTTCAGGGCAAACCCCACTCGGCCCTGGAAAGCGCTGCCAAACAGACCTGGAGGCTAGCCAGAGAAATCCTCACCAATCCCAAAAGCCTCGACAAGCTATAG